The following are encoded together in the Kribbella sp. CA-293567 genome:
- a CDS encoding Fe-S cluster assembly protein HesB, which translates to MLTLTENATLVIKSITGVEGAPEGAGVRISQDSPNDPALAVTTTESPLQGDQVLEESGARVFLEQNAAATLDDKILDAAVDEKGGVEFLLVPQPGAGRENGSAPAH; encoded by the coding sequence GTGCTTACCCTGACTGAGAACGCCACTCTGGTGATCAAGAGCATCACGGGCGTCGAGGGCGCTCCCGAGGGTGCCGGGGTCCGGATCTCGCAGGACAGCCCGAACGATCCCGCGCTGGCCGTGACGACGACCGAATCGCCGCTGCAGGGCGACCAGGTGCTGGAGGAGAGCGGCGCCCGGGTGTTCCTGGAGCAGAACGCGGCTGCCACGCTGGACGACAAGATCCTCGACGCGGCAGTGGACGAGAAGGGCGGAGTCGAGTTCCTGCTCGTGCCCCAGCCGGGCGCGGGCCGTGAGAACGGCAGCGCCCCGGCGCACTAG
- a CDS encoding ABC transporter ATP-binding protein, translating into MSAASSSRLDAGDNAGGLDTLRQGVRVSPELARGWWVTGLLALLMTGGRIVVPIAVQQTIDKGLSGPGGPDMSFVAWMCAACLGGILVTAFASFLTTVRLATNSERGLATMRLKAFRHVHDLPVLTQSTERRGALVSRVTSDVDTVSQFLQFGGFIFLVSIGQMVLATVVMFVYSWQLALVVLICFLPLFASLKYLQGLMSSAYGVVRAKVGEMLSAIAEPVVGAQVVRAYAIERRTQERIDASIEDYRKTATRAQAITGITFSIGGLAAGLANAGVLTAGVLLGVDGKATLGEILAFMFLVALFSDPVQIATQVLTDAQSAFAGWRRVLGVIATPADVVDPGESGVHQTRGPVTVEFRDVDFAYPDGELVLHGVDVRLEPHRRVAVVGETGSGKTTFAKLLTRLMDPTSGAVLLDGVDAREIAFASLRERVVMVPQDGYLFDSSLADNVRFGRPDVTDDQLLDAFESLGLTDWLESLPDGLDSPLGQRGESLSAGERQLVALVRANIADPDLLVLDEATSAVDPGTEVRVNAALERLMTGRTSVTIAHRLSTAEAADEVLVFDDGRVVERGSHAELVNAGGIYTRLHASWIAQRSAP; encoded by the coding sequence GTGAGCGCCGCATCGTCCAGCCGGCTCGATGCCGGTGACAACGCCGGTGGACTGGACACCCTCCGGCAGGGGGTGCGGGTCTCACCTGAGCTGGCCCGTGGCTGGTGGGTCACCGGGTTGCTCGCGCTGCTCATGACGGGCGGGCGGATCGTCGTACCGATCGCCGTCCAGCAGACCATCGACAAGGGACTGTCGGGCCCGGGCGGGCCGGACATGTCGTTCGTGGCGTGGATGTGCGCGGCCTGCCTGGGCGGCATCCTGGTGACCGCGTTCGCGTCGTTCCTCACCACCGTGCGGCTCGCGACGAACTCCGAGCGCGGGCTGGCGACGATGCGGCTCAAGGCGTTCCGGCACGTGCACGACCTGCCGGTGCTGACCCAGAGCACGGAGCGGCGGGGTGCGCTGGTCAGCCGGGTGACGTCCGACGTCGACACGGTGTCGCAGTTCCTGCAGTTCGGCGGCTTCATCTTCCTGGTCAGCATCGGGCAGATGGTGCTGGCGACCGTGGTCATGTTCGTCTACTCCTGGCAGCTCGCGCTGGTGGTGCTGATCTGCTTCCTGCCGCTGTTCGCGAGCCTGAAGTACCTGCAGGGCTTGATGTCCTCGGCGTACGGCGTGGTGCGGGCGAAGGTCGGCGAGATGCTGTCCGCCATCGCCGAGCCGGTCGTCGGTGCTCAGGTGGTGCGCGCCTACGCGATCGAGAGGCGCACCCAGGAGCGGATCGACGCCTCGATCGAGGACTACCGCAAGACCGCGACCCGGGCCCAGGCGATCACCGGGATCACCTTCTCGATCGGTGGCCTGGCGGCCGGACTGGCCAACGCCGGCGTCCTGACGGCCGGCGTGCTGCTCGGCGTGGACGGGAAGGCGACGCTCGGCGAGATCCTGGCGTTCATGTTCCTGGTCGCGCTGTTCTCCGATCCCGTGCAGATCGCGACCCAGGTGCTGACCGACGCGCAGAGCGCCTTCGCCGGCTGGCGGCGGGTGCTCGGCGTGATCGCGACGCCGGCCGACGTCGTCGACCCGGGGGAGTCGGGCGTGCACCAGACCCGGGGCCCGGTGACGGTGGAGTTCCGGGACGTGGACTTCGCCTATCCGGACGGCGAACTGGTCCTGCACGGCGTGGACGTCCGGCTCGAGCCGCACCGGCGGGTGGCCGTGGTCGGCGAGACGGGCTCGGGCAAGACGACCTTCGCGAAGCTGCTCACGCGGCTGATGGACCCGACCTCGGGCGCCGTCCTGCTCGACGGGGTCGACGCCCGGGAGATCGCCTTCGCCTCGCTGCGCGAGCGGGTGGTGATGGTCCCGCAGGACGGCTACCTGTTCGACTCGTCGCTGGCCGACAACGTCCGCTTCGGCCGTCCGGACGTCACCGACGACCAGTTGCTCGACGCCTTCGAGTCGCTGGGGCTGACCGACTGGCTCGAGTCCCTGCCCGACGGCCTCGACTCCCCGCTCGGGCAGCGTGGCGAGTCCTTGTCCGCCGGTGAGCGCCAGCTGGTCGCGCTGGTCCGGGCCAACATCGCCGACCCGGATCTGCTGGTCCTCGACGAGGCCACCTCGGCCGTCGACCCCGGCACCGAGGTCCGGGTCAACGCGGCCCTGGAACGCCTGATGACCGGCCGTACCTCCGTCACGATCGCGCACCGCCTCTCCACCGCGGAAGCCGCCGACGAAGTCCTGGTCTTCGACGACGGCCGGGTCGTGGAGCGCGGTTCGCACGCGGAGCTGGTGAACGCCGGCGGGATCTACACCCGTCTGCACGCCAGCTGGATCGCCCAGCGTTCCGCGCCCTAG
- a CDS encoding ABC transporter ATP-binding protein, producing the protein MPQPRVPSKGSVTRRGFAVLRVAIWEEPWVFAWSVLASVLYGAMTVADGWALGWATDHVIRPALERGDTTFGAIASLVALFMGIAVLRAIGVVGRRIGAGIMQFRLQATYRRRVTRQYLTLPLEWHHRHPTGQLLSNANADVESIWFVIAPLPMAIGVIAMLGFATAAMFAADVWLALVGCLVFPLVFVANVIFQRTLQPLATRAQELRADVSEVAHESFDGALVVKTLGREAAETERFRGPTNALADANIAVNRARGAFDPVIEGLPRIGVLAVLLVGVARVRSGAADAGDVVQVAFLFTLIGFPIRALGWVLGELPRSVVGWDRVQRVLTATGEMEYGEQRLTASTAARLEVTDLRFGYLPDRDVLAGVDFTVEPGRTVAVVGPTGSGKSTLTTMLTRLVDPEEGSVAVDGVDLRSLARDELAGSVALVAQTAWLFDDTIRGNITLGGDYADEDVWDALRIAQGDGFVKSLEHGLDTKVGERGTTLSGGQRQRIALARALVRRPRLLILDDATSAVDPQVEARILAGLRTAVQGDEAATTVLVIAYRKATISLADEVLFLDEGRIADQGSHLELQERSAAYRELVDAYEKDAERREEEAALEAEVDSDLETYDAEGASR; encoded by the coding sequence GTGCCGCAGCCCAGAGTTCCCAGCAAGGGGAGTGTGACCCGGCGCGGGTTCGCGGTCCTACGGGTGGCGATCTGGGAAGAACCGTGGGTGTTCGCCTGGTCGGTGCTGGCCAGCGTGCTGTACGGCGCGATGACGGTGGCGGACGGCTGGGCGCTGGGCTGGGCGACCGATCACGTGATCCGGCCCGCGCTGGAGCGCGGGGACACCACCTTCGGCGCGATCGCCTCGCTGGTCGCGCTCTTCATGGGCATCGCCGTGCTGCGCGCGATCGGGGTGGTCGGCCGCCGGATCGGGGCCGGCATCATGCAGTTCCGGCTGCAGGCGACGTACCGGCGCCGCGTCACCCGGCAGTACCTGACGCTGCCGCTGGAGTGGCACCACCGGCACCCGACCGGGCAGCTCCTGTCCAACGCCAACGCCGACGTGGAGTCGATCTGGTTCGTGATCGCCCCGCTGCCGATGGCGATCGGCGTGATCGCGATGCTCGGCTTCGCCACCGCCGCGATGTTCGCCGCCGACGTCTGGCTGGCCCTGGTCGGCTGCCTGGTCTTCCCGCTCGTCTTCGTCGCGAACGTGATCTTCCAGCGCACCCTGCAACCACTCGCGACCCGCGCGCAGGAGTTGCGCGCCGACGTCTCCGAGGTCGCGCACGAGTCGTTCGACGGCGCCCTGGTGGTGAAGACCCTGGGACGCGAGGCGGCCGAGACCGAGCGCTTCCGCGGGCCGACCAACGCGCTCGCCGACGCCAACATCGCGGTCAACCGGGCCCGCGGTGCGTTCGACCCGGTGATCGAGGGGCTGCCGCGCATCGGCGTACTGGCGGTCCTGCTGGTCGGGGTCGCCCGGGTCCGGTCGGGCGCCGCCGACGCCGGCGACGTGGTGCAGGTGGCGTTCCTCTTCACCTTGATCGGCTTCCCGATCCGGGCGCTCGGCTGGGTGCTCGGTGAGTTGCCGCGGTCGGTGGTCGGCTGGGACCGGGTGCAGCGCGTGCTGACGGCCACCGGCGAGATGGAGTACGGCGAGCAGCGGCTGACCGCGTCGACGGCCGCCCGGCTGGAGGTGACCGACCTGCGGTTCGGTTATCTCCCCGACCGCGACGTGCTCGCCGGGGTCGACTTCACGGTCGAGCCGGGGCGGACGGTGGCGGTGGTCGGCCCGACCGGCTCCGGCAAGTCGACCCTGACGACGATGCTCACCCGGCTGGTCGATCCCGAGGAGGGCTCGGTGGCGGTCGACGGTGTCGACCTGCGGAGCCTGGCCCGCGACGAGCTGGCCGGCTCGGTCGCGCTGGTCGCCCAGACCGCGTGGCTGTTCGACGACACGATCCGCGGCAACATCACGCTCGGCGGCGACTACGCCGACGAGGACGTCTGGGACGCGTTGCGGATCGCCCAGGGCGACGGCTTCGTGAAGTCGCTGGAGCACGGACTCGACACGAAGGTCGGCGAACGCGGTACGACGCTGTCCGGCGGGCAGCGGCAGCGGATCGCGCTCGCCCGGGCGCTGGTCCGGCGGCCCCGGCTGCTGATCCTCGACGACGCGACCAGCGCGGTCGACCCGCAGGTCGAGGCGCGGATCCTGGCCGGTCTGCGGACCGCGGTGCAGGGGGACGAGGCGGCCACCACCGTGCTGGTGATCGCGTATCGCAAGGCGACCATCTCGCTGGCCGACGAGGTGCTGTTCCTGGACGAGGGGCGGATCGCGGACCAGGGCTCGCACCTGGAGCTGCAGGAGCGGTCGGCGGCGTACCGGGAACTGGTGGACGCGTACGAGAAGGACGCGGAGCGGCGTGAGGAAGAAGCCGCTCTGGAGGCAGAAGTGGACAGCGATCTCGAGACCTACGACGCAGAAGGAGCCTCCAGGTGA
- a CDS encoding GNAT family N-acetyltransferase, whose amino-acid sequence MTIRLQTPAVDGLARLVEQLGEWQSEEGPVQLHPGDLGWFWRFGDERAAGAVRVWERDGRTLAIGMLDEPDLLRLAYAPDLLGDEELNQRILEDCREPDRDVLIEGKVYVEAPAHALLQELLAKDGWIQDDPWQPLRHHLADGTEQSALTIEVVGPQSASERVALQRASFDGSTFSDDRWHAMAAGSAYATARCLVGRDEHGVGVACVTVWSAGEGKPGLIEPMGVHRDHRGRGYGEAITRAAASKLRELGASTALVSTPASNIGAVSTYQAGGFEPLALVRDMYRPG is encoded by the coding sequence ATGACGATTCGGTTGCAGACGCCCGCGGTCGACGGGCTGGCGCGGTTGGTGGAACAGCTGGGGGAGTGGCAGAGCGAAGAGGGACCCGTGCAGCTGCACCCGGGCGACCTCGGCTGGTTCTGGCGGTTCGGGGACGAGCGGGCCGCCGGGGCGGTGCGCGTGTGGGAGCGCGACGGCCGGACACTCGCGATCGGGATGCTGGACGAGCCCGATCTGCTGCGGCTCGCCTACGCACCGGACCTCCTCGGCGACGAAGAGCTGAACCAGCGGATCCTCGAGGACTGCCGCGAGCCGGACCGCGACGTACTGATCGAGGGCAAGGTCTACGTCGAGGCTCCGGCGCACGCGCTGCTGCAGGAGTTGCTGGCCAAGGACGGCTGGATCCAGGACGACCCATGGCAGCCCCTTCGTCACCACCTCGCCGATGGGACGGAGCAGTCGGCTCTGACGATCGAGGTGGTCGGGCCGCAGAGTGCTTCCGAGCGTGTGGCGCTGCAGCGCGCCTCCTTCGACGGCTCGACCTTCTCCGACGATCGCTGGCACGCTATGGCCGCCGGCTCGGCGTACGCGACGGCACGCTGCCTGGTCGGCCGCGACGAGCACGGCGTCGGGGTCGCCTGTGTGACCGTGTGGTCGGCAGGTGAGGGAAAGCCCGGCCTGATCGAGCCGATGGGCGTGCACCGCGACCACCGCGGCCGTGGGTACGGCGAGGCGATCACGCGCGCGGCGGCCTCGAAATTGCGGGAGCTCGGCGCGTCGACCGCCCTGGTCAGCACGCCGGCCTCCAACATCGGCGCGGTCTCGACCTACCAGGCGGGCGGTTTCGAGCCACTGGCGCTGGTTCGCGACATGTACCGCCCCGGCTAG
- a CDS encoding DedA family protein produces MTGDEFGWVYLAALAGAVLIGAVLPVLPTGAAVSAGAVLASHGSPIGLLGVLIAGAGGAYLGDLIVYAGCRAGGEKLAKRIGWLRDNEALDALRVRLAEHEITVLLTSRLIPGGRVPVLLAAGLAGYRWHRFAVVDLAASSLWAAVYMAIGLLGYALFPEPWQGVVAAIVLVLLTTVVSSLVQRRRKKPAAAEPVQTPKEAS; encoded by the coding sequence ATGACGGGTGACGAGTTCGGCTGGGTGTATCTGGCGGCGCTGGCCGGTGCCGTGCTGATCGGTGCGGTCCTGCCGGTCCTGCCGACCGGGGCGGCCGTGTCCGCGGGGGCGGTGCTGGCCTCGCACGGCAGCCCGATCGGGCTGCTCGGCGTACTGATCGCGGGTGCCGGCGGCGCGTATCTGGGTGACCTGATCGTGTACGCCGGTTGCCGCGCGGGCGGGGAGAAGCTCGCCAAGCGGATCGGCTGGTTGCGGGACAACGAGGCGCTCGACGCGTTGCGGGTGCGGCTGGCCGAGCACGAGATCACGGTGCTGCTCACGTCACGCCTGATCCCGGGTGGGCGGGTGCCCGTGCTGCTCGCGGCGGGGCTGGCGGGGTACCGCTGGCACCGGTTCGCGGTGGTCGATCTGGCTGCCTCGTCGCTGTGGGCGGCCGTCTACATGGCGATCGGGCTGCTCGGGTACGCGCTGTTCCCCGAACCGTGGCAGGGCGTTGTCGCGGCGATCGTGCTGGTGCTGCTGACCACGGTCGTCAGCAGCCTCGTTCAGCGCCGGCGGAAGAAGCCGGCCGCCGCCGAGCCGGTTCAGACTCCGAAAGAGGCTTCCTGA
- a CDS encoding alkaline phosphatase family protein: MAKPPEQISSDRRQRRPVWLDLRRTTRGIQAMVLGGLASLVSLVITFWTLPQISSSAGAIPILRLVVILAVVGLVVRWILAGVAVLIGSVGVLVGGLLSQFGVVYLGVTLDPGVHLHGGVEAPLVVSIVMSSVSAFVGWVAYAGSDDAYVSELMRVVRRRARKLRPAPRTGLLIVQLDGLSAPLLKWMVMSGNLPHLGGWIRDGSHSMVEWHTGVPATTPASQAGILHGGSGQIPAFRWYEKETGRMMVTNRARDAAEIEARMSTGRGLLADGGASISNNWSGDAPKSELVFSRAALPTGRSGGYVRFFSSPQGAARGLVLCVAEMIKELHQARRQRVRNLVPRVNRGGSYIFLRAISNVLLRDLNVSLITDELVKGTAVIYCDFVDYDEVAHHAGPTRPESLQTLEGLDRVLGALRRIIDLLPHSYEIVILSDHGQSQGSTFLQRYGRTLTQVVDELVDTTKAPVAATGRSEGWGPVNAFLTELSLRASVGGKVTRRALHGKATRGEVELGPADCEPPLAADEQMIVTASGNLALIYLARTPGRVPLEEIESLHPRLIPGLAMHPGVGFVVVDSLDEGPIAIGRAGVHVLRSGRVEGVDPLERYGPLAAASMLRQAELPHNGDIVVISRLDEHTREVAAFEELVGCHGGIGGWQTEAVLVHPCRWVVEEPPVGSDAVHHLLISWLEQLGQRKQDDDAAAAGTDGQVAEVPTSTDATVEA; encoded by the coding sequence ATGGCCAAACCACCCGAGCAGATCTCCAGCGATCGACGGCAACGCCGCCCGGTCTGGCTCGACCTGCGCCGTACCACCCGCGGTATCCAGGCGATGGTGCTCGGCGGCCTCGCCTCGCTGGTCTCGCTCGTCATCACGTTCTGGACGCTGCCGCAGATCAGCAGCAGCGCGGGCGCGATCCCGATCCTGCGGCTGGTCGTCATCCTCGCCGTGGTCGGGCTGGTGGTCCGCTGGATCCTGGCCGGGGTCGCGGTCCTGATCGGCTCGGTCGGGGTGCTGGTCGGCGGGCTGCTGAGCCAGTTCGGGGTGGTCTACCTCGGCGTCACGCTCGATCCGGGGGTCCATCTGCACGGTGGGGTCGAGGCGCCGCTGGTGGTGTCGATCGTGATGTCGTCGGTGAGCGCGTTCGTCGGCTGGGTCGCGTACGCCGGCAGCGACGACGCCTACGTGTCCGAGCTGATGCGGGTGGTCCGCCGCCGGGCACGCAAGCTGCGGCCGGCGCCGAGAACCGGCCTGCTGATCGTCCAGCTCGACGGGTTGTCCGCTCCGCTGCTCAAGTGGATGGTGATGTCGGGCAACCTGCCGCACCTGGGCGGCTGGATCCGGGACGGCAGCCACTCGATGGTCGAGTGGCACACCGGCGTACCGGCCACGACGCCGGCCAGCCAGGCGGGCATCCTGCACGGCGGTTCGGGGCAGATCCCGGCCTTCCGCTGGTACGAGAAGGAAACCGGCCGGATGATGGTGACCAACCGGGCCCGGGACGCCGCCGAGATCGAAGCGCGGATGTCGACCGGACGCGGCCTGCTCGCCGACGGCGGCGCGAGCATCAGCAACAACTGGTCCGGGGACGCCCCCAAGTCGGAGCTGGTGTTCAGCCGGGCCGCCCTGCCCACCGGCCGCAGCGGCGGCTACGTCCGGTTCTTCTCGAGCCCGCAGGGCGCCGCCCGTGGGCTGGTGCTCTGCGTCGCCGAGATGATCAAGGAACTGCACCAGGCCCGCCGGCAGCGGGTCCGCAACCTGGTACCGCGGGTCAACCGCGGCGGCTCCTACATCTTCCTGCGAGCCATCTCCAACGTCCTGCTGCGCGACCTGAACGTCTCCCTGATCACCGACGAGCTGGTCAAGGGCACTGCGGTCATCTACTGCGACTTCGTCGACTATGACGAGGTCGCGCACCACGCCGGCCCGACCCGCCCGGAGTCGCTGCAGACCCTCGAAGGGCTCGACCGGGTGCTCGGGGCGCTCCGGCGGATCATCGACCTGCTGCCGCACTCGTACGAGATCGTGATCCTGTCCGACCACGGGCAGAGTCAGGGCTCGACCTTCCTGCAGCGCTACGGCCGGACCCTCACCCAGGTCGTCGACGAACTGGTCGACACCACCAAGGCGCCGGTCGCCGCGACGGGCCGGTCCGAAGGCTGGGGCCCGGTCAACGCGTTCCTGACCGAGCTGAGCCTGCGCGCGAGCGTCGGGGGCAAGGTGACCCGCCGAGCGCTGCACGGCAAGGCCACGCGCGGCGAGGTCGAGCTCGGACCGGCCGACTGTGAGCCGCCGCTCGCGGCCGACGAGCAGATGATCGTCACCGCGTCGGGCAACCTGGCCCTGATCTACCTGGCCAGGACTCCCGGCCGGGTGCCACTGGAGGAGATCGAGTCGCTGCATCCCCGGCTGATCCCGGGGCTCGCGATGCACCCGGGGGTCGGGTTCGTCGTGGTCGACTCGCTCGACGAGGGACCGATCGCGATCGGCAGGGCCGGCGTCCACGTGCTGCGGTCCGGCCGGGTCGAGGGCGTCGATCCGCTGGAGCGGTACGGGCCGCTGGCGGCCGCCTCGATGCTCCGGCAGGCCGAGTTGCCGCACAACGGGGACATCGTGGTGATCAGCCGGCTGGACGAGCACACCCGGGAGGTGGCCGCGTTCGAGGAGCTGGTCGGCTGCCACGGTGGTATCGGCGGCTGGCAGACCGAGGCCGTCCTGGTGCACCCGTGCCGCTGGGTGGTGGAGGAACCACCCGTAGGCTCCGACGCGGTGCACCACCTCCTGATCAGCTGGCTCGAGCAGCTCGGCCAGCGCAAGCAGGACGACGACGCGGCAGCGGCCGGGACCGATGGTCAGGTGGCCGAGGTGCCCACTTCGACGGACGCGACTGTGGAGGCCTGA
- a CDS encoding family 43 glycosylhydrolase: MRSRMLAAVAALALPITLFVPSADAQVERAAAAVFPATVIGEDFPDPDVFERNGTWYAYSTNNGRGHVPVATAPGPNGPWTIRGDAMPGGPSASWAQSGRTWAPDVHPNPDGSFTLTYTAWHKASGRQCIGVATSGSALGPFTPAGGQPMICPLDQGGAIDANTFVANDGVRYLAWKNDGNAIGRPSTLWLTRTANNGTALTGGNTAMLTSSGVIEAPDLVQRGSQFVLLYSSGGYTDCNYQTSYATAPSLNGPWTNAFRPLMTTATMDNRVCGPGGADFVGNKVFLHGWVNGSRHLYVADLGWANDLPVVRGSRVRTEAERGTLNRASVRTGAAGASGGAVAAYIDYADSWVQVSVFAAAAGSHTLSVGYANGMGSTASHGVVVNGNSQGSVSYPAAGWDNWRQASVPITLNAGWNTVRLTKGTLFAEVDYVEVQ, translated from the coding sequence ATGCGCAGCAGAATGCTGGCAGCCGTCGCTGCCCTGGCCCTGCCCATCACGTTGTTCGTCCCCTCCGCCGACGCACAGGTCGAACGCGCCGCGGCGGCGGTCTTCCCGGCCACCGTCATCGGCGAGGACTTCCCCGATCCGGACGTCTTCGAGAGGAACGGCACCTGGTACGCCTACTCGACCAACAACGGCCGGGGACACGTCCCGGTCGCCACCGCGCCGGGCCCCAACGGGCCGTGGACGATCCGCGGCGACGCGATGCCCGGTGGGCCGTCGGCGAGCTGGGCACAGTCCGGCCGGACCTGGGCGCCCGACGTCCACCCGAATCCGGACGGCAGCTTCACTCTGACCTACACCGCCTGGCACAAGGCGTCCGGGCGGCAGTGCATCGGTGTCGCCACCTCGGGCTCGGCGCTCGGCCCGTTCACCCCCGCTGGTGGCCAGCCGATGATCTGCCCGCTCGACCAGGGTGGCGCGATCGACGCGAACACCTTCGTCGCCAACGACGGCGTTCGCTACCTCGCCTGGAAGAACGACGGCAACGCGATAGGCCGGCCGTCGACCCTCTGGCTGACCCGGACGGCGAACAACGGCACCGCCCTGACCGGCGGGAACACCGCGATGCTCACGTCGAGCGGCGTGATCGAGGCGCCCGACCTGGTCCAGCGGGGAAGCCAGTTCGTGCTCCTCTACTCCAGCGGTGGCTACACGGACTGCAACTACCAGACGTCGTACGCGACCGCGCCCAGCCTGAACGGCCCGTGGACCAACGCCTTCCGGCCGTTGATGACGACCGCGACGATGGACAACCGAGTCTGTGGGCCGGGCGGCGCGGACTTCGTCGGGAACAAGGTGTTCCTGCACGGCTGGGTGAACGGCTCCCGGCACCTGTACGTCGCCGACCTCGGCTGGGCGAACGACCTGCCGGTGGTCCGCGGCAGCCGGGTCCGGACCGAGGCCGAGCGAGGCACCTTGAACCGCGCCTCCGTGCGTACCGGTGCAGCCGGCGCGTCGGGTGGCGCGGTCGCCGCCTACATCGACTACGCGGACTCGTGGGTCCAGGTCTCGGTCTTCGCCGCCGCTGCCGGTAGCCACACGCTGTCGGTCGGCTACGCCAACGGGATGGGCTCCACCGCCAGTCACGGAGTGGTTGTCAATGGCAACAGCCAGGGGTCGGTCAGCTACCCGGCGGCCGGGTGGGACAACTGGCGCCAGGCGTCCGTCCCGATCACGCTGAACGCGGGCTGGAACACCGTCCGGCTGACCAAGGGCACCCTGTTCGCCGAGGTGGACTACGTCGAGGTGCAGTGA
- a CDS encoding TIGR03085 family metal-binding protein produces the protein MTDYSKVERLALSDLFDRLGPDQPTLCGGWTTHDLAVHLYVREADPIAGPGIMIPALSDTTERRMAQTKAKYSFTEIVDKVRTGPPTFSIYSFPGLGHNLNTTEYFVHHEDVRRAQPGFAVRALPAEQQQGLWRALKLGAKAMTRKAPTGLVLRLPDGTRSVAKKPTDAGSVTLTGEAAELVLFCFGRQEVAQVDFEGEPEAIQRLQEASFGV, from the coding sequence GTGACCGACTACAGCAAGGTAGAGCGACTCGCCCTGAGTGACCTGTTCGACCGGCTCGGCCCCGACCAGCCCACCCTCTGCGGCGGGTGGACGACGCACGACCTCGCGGTCCACCTGTACGTGCGGGAGGCCGATCCGATCGCCGGGCCGGGGATCATGATCCCCGCGCTGTCGGACACCACCGAGCGGCGGATGGCGCAGACCAAGGCGAAGTACAGCTTCACCGAGATCGTGGACAAGGTCCGGACCGGGCCGCCGACGTTCTCGATCTACTCCTTCCCCGGTCTCGGCCACAACCTGAACACCACCGAGTACTTCGTCCACCACGAGGACGTCCGCCGGGCCCAGCCGGGCTTCGCCGTCCGCGCGCTGCCTGCCGAGCAGCAGCAGGGTCTGTGGCGCGCGCTGAAACTCGGCGCCAAGGCGATGACCAGGAAGGCCCCGACCGGCCTGGTACTACGCCTGCCGGACGGTACGCGATCAGTCGCCAAGAAGCCGACCGACGCCGGCTCTGTCACGCTGACCGGCGAGGCCGCCGAGCTGGTGCTGTTCTGCTTCGGCCGCCAGGAAGTCGCCCAGGTCGACTTCGAGGGCGAGCCGGAAGCGATCCAGCGACTTCAGGAAGCCTCTTTCGGAGTCTGA
- a CDS encoding MBL fold metallo-hydrolase, translating into MRITWWGHSTTTIEENGTRLLTDPVLTSRIAHVRRRRGPAPAPEAGQCDAVLVSHLHADHLHLTSLPLISPDAALVVPRGAAKLIHADSGASYSDRCIEVAPGHQLRIGALDLTVVTADHDGRRLPWSAHRGPALGFRVEGSPSVWFAGDTDLYDDLAAEAGPVDLALVPVGGWGPSLGPGHLDPVRAAEAVRRVGARIAVPVHFGTFWPIGCDRLKPELFLPPGDRFREAMAEVNPAVKVELLAPGESTEVVRP; encoded by the coding sequence GTGCGGATCACCTGGTGGGGGCACAGCACCACCACCATCGAGGAGAACGGCACCCGGCTGCTGACCGACCCGGTGCTGACCTCCCGGATCGCGCACGTCCGGCGCCGCCGGGGCCCGGCACCGGCGCCTGAGGCCGGGCAGTGTGACGCGGTACTGGTGTCGCACCTGCACGCGGATCATCTGCACCTGACGTCGCTGCCGCTGATCTCGCCGGACGCCGCGCTGGTCGTGCCGCGCGGCGCCGCGAAACTGATCCACGCCGACAGTGGCGCGTCGTACTCCGACCGCTGCATCGAAGTGGCTCCTGGCCACCAGTTGCGGATCGGCGCCCTGGACCTCACCGTCGTCACCGCCGACCACGACGGGCGGCGACTGCCCTGGTCGGCGCATCGCGGGCCGGCCCTCGGGTTCCGCGTCGAGGGCTCGCCGAGCGTCTGGTTCGCCGGCGACACCGACCTGTACGACGACCTGGCGGCGGAGGCCGGCCCCGTCGACCTGGCGCTGGTGCCGGTCGGTGGCTGGGGCCCGTCGCTGGGACCGGGGCATCTCGACCCGGTGCGGGCGGCCGAGGCGGTCCGCAGGGTCGGGGCGCGGATCGCCGTACCGGTGCACTTCGGGACGTTCTGGCCGATCGGGTGCGATCGGCTCAAGCCGGAACTGTTCCTGCCGCCGGGAGACAGGTTCAGGGAAGCGATGGCCGAGGTGAACCCGGCCGTCAAGGTGGAGCTGCTCGCGCCGGGCGAATCGACCGAGGTGGTCAGGCCATGA